CCCTTTCCGGACAGGGGTCAAGGCGGATGGCGGATCATGCGGAACCCGGCCGGCGGCGACGCGAGCGGCTGAGCCGGGAGCGAGTGCTCGCGGCGGCGCTCGGCCTCGCGGACCGCGAGGGCCTGTCCGCGCTGAGCATGCGCCGGGTCGCCGCCGAGCTGGGCGTCGAGGCGATGGCCCTGTACCGCTACGCCCCCGGCAAGGAGGCGCTCCTCGACGGCCTGGTGGAGGCCCTCTACCGGGAGCTCGCGGAGGCCCTGGCCGCCGCCCCGGCCGAGGACGCGACCTGGCGCGACGAGGTCCAGCGGCAGGCGCGGGAGACCTACCGGGTCGCCCTGCGCCACCCCAGGGTGGTCCCGCTGCTCGCGACCCGGATGCTCGCCGTCCCGCTGGCCCGCCGCCCCCTCCCCCTGCTGCTCGACCACGAACGCACCCTGGAGCTCCTGGAACGGGCCGGCCTGGACGAGTCCGCCGCGGCCCGGGCGCACCGGGCGATCACCGCGTGGGTCCTCGGCTACGTCTTCGTCGAGCTGCGCGCGGTGGTCGACAACCCCGACGAGCCCGACCCCGCCTTCCGCCTCGGCCTGCACCTGATGCCGGCCGCCGACCTGCCCCGGCTGCGCCGCGCGACCCCCGCCCTGGCCACCCCCGCCGGCGAGGCCGGCCTCACCACCGGCCTCGACACCCTCCTCGACCACTTCGGCCCGGATGCGGGCTCCGCTTGACCTTGACACGGTGACAAGGTCTTCACTGTGGCCGAGGAGGTGGTCCGGATGACCACGCCGAAACAGGACACGAACACGCTGCGCGCGCTCCAGGCGCTGGAGCACGACAGCTCCTCGGTCCGACTGCGGGCGGCGCTCACGGTCGGCACGGCCCCGGACCCGGGGTTCGTCGGCACGCTCGTCGAACGCTGCGCGATCGAGCCCGAGTTCTCCGTGCGCGAGATGCTGACCTGGGCGCTCACCCGCCACGCGGCAGCGGCGACGGTCCCGCTGCTCGTCGGCGAGGTCCGCTCGGCGCGAGCCCAGGCACGCAGCCAGGCGCTGCACACGCTGTCCAAGATCGGGGACCGGCGGGCGTGGCCGGCGATCACGCCGGCGCTGCTGTCCGACGCCGACGACGAGGTGGCCCGGAGCGCCTGGCGGGCGGCGGTCGTCCTCGTACCCGAGGGCGAGGAGCGGGCGTTGGCCGAGAGACTGGCGACACAGCTGGGGCGCGGCGAGCGCGAGACGCAACTGAGCCTCAGCCGGGCGCTGATCGCGCTCGGGGAGGTGATGCTGCCGGTCCTGGACGCCGCGACGTCGCACCCCGACCCGCGGGTGCGCGCGCACGCCGTGGCCACGGAACGGCTGTGGCACGATCCTGACGCCGGGTTCGAGTTCGCCGCGGAGGAGGCGAAACGGGTCGTCGCCCTCGGCGCGGCGGGCGGGACCGGCGAGGCCGGCGGAGCCGACGGGACCGGCGGGGCGGAACAGGAAGGGGCGGTGGACGGTGCTGATCGGTGACGTCGCGCGACGGTCCGGCGTCAGTGCCCGCATGCTCAGGCATTACGAGGCGCTGGGCCTGGTCCGGCCGACGGGACGCACCGACTCCGGCTATCGGGAGTACTCCGCCGACGACGTCCGGCGCATCTTCCACATCGAGAGCCTGCGGTCATTGGGGCTGTCGCTGCGCGACGTCGGACGCGCGCTCGACGACCCCGGCTTCAAGCCTTCGGAACTCGTCGACGACCTCATCGGCCGGACGCGCGAGCGCATCGCCGCGGAGACGGAGCTGCTGGCACGGCTCAACCGGATCGGCGCGGCGGACCCCGCCGGCTGGGAGGACGTCCTCCAGGTCGTCACGCTCCTCCAGGCGTTGGGGTCGAAGAGCGCGCTGACGCGGCAGCGCGCGGCGCTGTCCGCGGTCGAGGAGGTTCCGGTGCCGGTGGAAGCGCTGGTCGAGGCCGTACTGAACGAGTCCGACCCGATCGTCGCCGGAGCCCTCCGCTGGGCCCTGGCCCAATCCGGCGGCGACGGACCGGCCCTGGTGGCGGAGGGCCTCGGCTCCGCCCGGGCCGAGGTGCGCGAACGCGCCGTGCGGACCCTCGCCGAACTCCCGGACGACACGGCCGGCGCACTGCTGCGGGACGCCCTCGCGCACCCCGACGTCACGGTCCGCCGGTACGCGGCCCTGGCGCTCGGGGCCCGTGGCGTGACCGACGCCGTCCCGACGCTCATCGACATGATCGCCGACGGCAGGCACGACACCGACGCCGCGGACGCCCTGGCCGCGCTGGCGGCCGACCCCGCACAGGCGGACCGCATCGCCACCGGCCTCGTCGACCGCCTGACCCGCGCCGGCGCGGGCTCGCTCGGCCGCCGGCGCCTGACCGAAGCACTCGCTGACATCCCGGGCGACGTGCCGTCACACGCCCTCGCGGACCTCGCCCACGACGAGGACCGCGCGGTCGCCCTGACCGCGACCTACATCCTCGGGCTGCGCGGCGCACGCGGATGAACCTTCCCGGCGCGCCGGCACCGGTTCGGCCCGATCGGCCGGCCCGCCCCGCGCGGGGTGCCGGGCGGCCTGCGCCTCGGGCGTGAGGCGGTCGGTGGTCACAGCCGCCGTACGCGCAGCACCCCCGTCAGCATCGGGAGAGTGAACTCGCCCTGGGCGGTCGCCGGTTCGCTCGCGAGGAAGGCGCGCGGATCAGGCCCAGCACCGCCGCTCGCTCCTCCTCAAGCATGACGAGCATGCCCGCCCGCGTCCCGAGCGTCGCGACGAGGGAGTCCGCGGTGCGCAGCCGCGTACGATCGACCACCCCGCCTACCGCGGATCGGTGACCTCGATCTCCCGCTTGAGGATCTTGCCGGTGGGGCCCTTGGGCAGCGCCGTCGTGAAGGTGACGATCCGCGGGTACTTGTACGCCGCCACCCTCTCCTTGACGTGGTCGCGGATCTCCTCGGCGGTGGCCCGGGCGCCGGGCAGGAGCGTGACCACCGCGGCGATCTCCTCGCCGAGTTCCGGGTGCGGCACGCCTACGACGGCGGCCTCGGCGACCGCCGGGTGCTCGTACAGCACCTCCTCGATCTCCCGCGGGTAGACGTTGTAGCCGCCGCGGATGATCAGATCCTTCTTGCGGTCGACGATGAAATAGAAGCCGTCCTCGTCGACGCGGGCCAGGTCGCCGCTGTGGAACCATCCGTCGCGGATCGCGTCGGCCGTGGCCTCCGGTCGGTTCCAGTAGCCGGTCATCACGTTCTCGCCGCGGATCGCGATCTCGCCGACCTCGCCCTCGGGCACCGGGCCGCCGTCCTCGGCCACGAGCTTCATCTCGACCCCGCGCACGGGCTGCCCGATCGAGCCCGGCTTGCGCGGCCGGTCGGGGTGGTTGAAGGCGGCGACCGGCGAGGTCTCCGAGAGGCCGTACCCCTCCAGTACGGTCACGCCGAAGCGGTCCTCGAAGCCGCGCAGCACCTCGACCGGGAGCGAGGCGCCGCCGGAGACGGCCAGGCGCAACCGGCCGGCGTCGAAGCC
This sequence is a window from Streptomyces sp. HUAS YS2. Protein-coding genes within it:
- a CDS encoding TetR/AcrR family transcriptional regulator: MADHAEPGRRRRERLSRERVLAAALGLADREGLSALSMRRVAAELGVEAMALYRYAPGKEALLDGLVEALYRELAEALAAAPAEDATWRDEVQRQARETYRVALRHPRVVPLLATRMLAVPLARRPLPLLLDHERTLELLERAGLDESAAARAHRAITAWVLGYVFVELRAVVDNPDEPDPAFRLGLHLMPAADLPRLRRATPALATPAGEAGLTTGLDTLLDHFGPDAGSA
- a CDS encoding HEAT repeat domain-containing protein, with product MTTPKQDTNTLRALQALEHDSSSVRLRAALTVGTAPDPGFVGTLVERCAIEPEFSVREMLTWALTRHAAAATVPLLVGEVRSARAQARSQALHTLSKIGDRRAWPAITPALLSDADDEVARSAWRAAVVLVPEGEERALAERLATQLGRGERETQLSLSRALIALGEVMLPVLDAATSHPDPRVRAHAVATERLWHDPDAGFEFAAEEAKRVVALGAAGGTGEAGGADGTGGAEQEGAVDGADR
- a CDS encoding HEAT repeat domain-containing protein, whose product is MLIGDVARRSGVSARMLRHYEALGLVRPTGRTDSGYREYSADDVRRIFHIESLRSLGLSLRDVGRALDDPGFKPSELVDDLIGRTRERIAAETELLARLNRIGAADPAGWEDVLQVVTLLQALGSKSALTRQRAALSAVEEVPVPVEALVEAVLNESDPIVAGALRWALAQSGGDGPALVAEGLGSARAEVRERAVRTLAELPDDTAGALLRDALAHPDVTVRRYAALALGARGVTDAVPTLIDMIADGRHDTDAADALAALAADPAQADRIATGLVDRLTRAGAGSLGRRRLTEALADIPGDVPSHALADLAHDEDRAVALTATYILGLRGARG